From the Theileria equi strain WA chromosome 4 map unlocalized gcontig_1105316255041, whole genome shotgun sequence genome, one window contains:
- a CDS encoding DNA polymerase family B member protein (encoded by transcript BEWA_050400A) → MRIPLLLYTVSLLDLCYCREPNGLRREVVDVSFDISSPNPSLARDYESAVDGVVHHSFFSTGLFFSKVVDGGVTLWEAEGEERCDVLFSNVGDRTRVILHVWVKGLPSRMMHYEKLDGEWKLVTIRVKGVPESEEPVSPKEHAELNFANLGCPLGGSSGSEAKPKVTLPPTESNNNGEDASENKVEGGTPDDEEESGESQPKEVDKEEPDQQSNEYAAGPVADPQESGDIPPESPANDSSCQPQTEDTEQTTVSSSDPVDQQPIESTGSHLHPDEESDVTPSEPATETLDLSHHNDSQIDLKKGNVSGLDYNIYSPKKDVKITSVVDSGDNAIWTASEEDKFLSAKVSSNGESSLAMISLKKAANKSFDHPSLEKYKSKLEDLESEVTNQPSLESSQESHNPTHSETSLASTVESPTEGSSETPQSTGKVGIPPPSDPKTLDLACLKDSRYKMVDVNIDGVPAKLYAINHSANINTVMNGKYTLRKGWSGDKCQCCITLLKGNEISMIVVFIGTSRHLFSNYYEYSESAKTWIPVMGECAKKFNALKVSSDPAKFTLDLSSLEEDDKFKLVKEDRDGIATLFYSSKPGHAIEKVVSGSETIWTPTDDKGTRKILMLHVKKDAETFVFPCFENTDASIGFAVAHSFTNNGYAHSTVNLHNYTDEDDDNKKGDKRGSYEGGLVFEPISGLYDNFVLLLDFNSLYPSIIQEFNICFTTAVIEEEGEGEPKVEILNDVTGMLPQILRRLVDLRFSVKSVLASEKNEARRIQLGVRQLALKLAANSLYGCLGSVYSRFHAKHLAAYITHQGRTVLRSTKEKVENSFNLQVIYGDTDSLMINTNIKDDGQLVNFEAANNLAKTIISTVNKGHKKLEIGIDAIFNRLLLLKKKKYAALKVNDYSEQNFSREIKGLDFIRRDWSLLTKEVGNVLLSIILNANYGSGVDGIVEQIHETLRDVNQRIKDGQIPTKSWLITRQLTKNPKEYADVHNLPHVSVALRLNEKGLTNYSAGHEVSFIICSKESIAEIVKGDTKSLSSRAFALSEVEELGLSPDISYYKTQQLFPPILRLCGLIEGTDAQRLAKCLELESSASLNVIASGTNSFEFAEQESRALALIKRTEEHYKEVELMTRLVCQVCNGFVFPSFFLKYLKCNHCKSWMPIHLLKNWIDRALYEVALQACFCIRICNICNTTTLNVCLGAQDVCPQPTCQSSDSMEVVLTSSKIYLYYDYLVFMLEGSLKDPEEDEDVVNSLVNVTVDYDGKMTVLYNSEPFKEVKRFDNVLKEVVEQNTLKATSGLRVYAQHILGIIESLPFLQYYTLDYAKERELLCQKVKILQQKHAYSVINLCDIFGVFNIRKTAVH, encoded by the exons ATGAGGATTCCGTTACTACTGTACACAGTATCTTTACTAGATCTGTGTTACTGTAGAGAACCAAATGGTCTCCGTAGAGAGGTTGTAGATGTCTCATTTGACATCTCTTCTCCAAATCCTTCCCTGGCTAGAGACTATGAAAGTGCAGTGGATGGAGTAGTTCACCActcattcttctctactGGATTGTTCTTCAGCAAGGTAGTAGATGGTGGAGTCACTCTCTGGGAAGCTgaaggagaagagagaTGCGATGTACTATTCTCGAATGTTGGTGATAGAACAAGAGTCATTCTCCATGTATGGGTTAAGGGTTTACCATCCAGGATGATGCACTATGAGAAACTAGACGGGGAATGGAAGCTGGTAACTATAAGAGTTAAAGGCGTTCCAGAATCAGAGGAACCAGTCTCTCCAAAGGAACATGCTGAACTTAACTTTGCCAACCTCGGATGCCCATTGGGAGGATCCTCAGGTTCAGAAGCTAAGCCAAAGGTCACTCTTCCTCCCACAGAATCTAACAATAATGGTGAAGATGCGAGTGAAAACAAGGTGGAAGGAGGTACTCCAGACGATGAGGAAGAGTCCGGTGAATCGCAACCTAAGGAAGTGGATAAAGAGGAGCCTGACCAGCAGTCGAATGAGTATGCAGCTGGACCAGTTGCGGATCctcaagaatctggagataTCCCACCTGAAAGTCCTGCAAATGACTCTTCATGTCAACCACAAACTGAAGATACTGAACAGACTACCGTTTCTTCAAGTGACCCCGTAGATCAGCAACCTATAGAG TCTACTGGATCCCATTTACATCCTGATGAGGAATCTGATGTGACACCATCTGAACCTGCTACTGAGACACTAGACCTTTCACATCATAATGACTCCCAGATAGACTTGAAAAAAGGCAACGTGTCTGGGTTAGACTACAACATATActctccaaagaaggatgtTAAGATTACTTCTGTTGTTGACTCTGGAGATAATGCTATATGGACCGCTTCtgaagaggataaattttTATCTGCAAAAGTATCATCGAATGGAGAATCCTCACTAGCTATGATTTCTCTTAAAAAGGCTGCTAATAAGTCTTTTGATCATCCTTCCTTAGAAAAGTATAAGAGTAAATTAGAGGATCTAGAGAGTGAAGTGACTAATCAACCTTCTCTAGAATcttctcaagaatctcaTAATCCTACACACTCAGAAACTTCCTTGGCTTCCACTGTAGAATCTCCTACTGAAGGGTCTTCAGAGACTCCTCAGTCAACTGGGAAAGTAGGTATTCCTCCACCATCAGATCCAAAAACACTGGACCTTGCTTGTCTTAAGGATTCCCGCTACAAGATGGTTGATGTCAATATTGATGGAGTTCCTGCAAAACTTTACGCAATTAACCATTCTGCAAACATTAATACGGTAATGAATGGCAAGTATACGTTACGTAAAGGCTGGTCTGGTGATAAATGCCAATGCTGCATAACCCTCCTCAAGGGAAATGAAATCAGTATGATCGTTGTTTTCATAGGAACTTCAAGACATCTCTTTTCAAACTATTATGAATATAGTGAAAGTGCTAAAACTTGGATTCCAGTCATGGGTGAATGTGCAAAGAAGTTCAACGCTTTGAAAGTGTCTTCTGACCCAGCAAAGTTCACTCTGGATCTATCTTCTCTCgaggaagatgataagTTTAAGcttgtaaaggaagatcGGGATGGTATTGCCACTCTCTTTTATTCCTCTAAACCTGGTCATGCTATAGAAAAGGTTGTAAGTGGGTCTGAGACAATATGGACTCCCACTGACGATAAA GGTACTCGTAAAATTCTAATGTTGCATGTAAAGAAGGATGCAGAGACTTTTGTATTTCCTTGTTTTGAAAATactgatg CTAGTATTGGCTTTGCTGTAGCTCACTCCTTTACCAATAATGGATATGCACATTCCACCGTAAACCTACATAATTATACAGATGAGGACGATGATAACAAAAAGGGAGATAAAAGAGGTTCGTATGAGGGAGGTTTGGTCTTTGAACCCATTTCTGGTCTCTACGACAACTTTGTCCTTCTTCTCGATTTCAACTCGCTATACCCCTCCATTATTCAAGAATTCAACATTTGCTTTACAACTGCAGTAATCGAAGAGGAGGGTGAAGGTGAACCAAAGGTTGAAATTCTAAATGACGTTACTGGGATGTTGCCACAAATTCTGAGACGCCTAGTCGATCTTCGTTTCTCTGTAAAGAGTGTCTTGGCATCGGAAAAGAATGAAGCTAGAAGGATACAGCTAGGAGTTAGGCAGCTTGCCCTAAAGTTGGCTGCAAACTCGCTCTATGGGTGCCTCGGTAGTGTCTATTCTCGATTCCATGCCAAACATCTTGCCGCATACATTACACATCAAGGACGTACTGTGCTTAGATCAACCAAGGAAAAGGTAGAAAATAGTTTTAATCTACAAGTCATTTACGGTGATACTGATTCGCTTATGATCAATACGAACATTAAAGATGATGGGCAACTGGTCAATTTTGAAGCTGCAAATAACCTCGCCAAGACCATCATCAGTACCGTAAACAAGGGACACAAGAAGCTAGAAATCGGTATTGACGCCATATTCAACAGATTGTTGCTTTtaaaaaagaaaaaatacGCCGCTCTCAAG GTTAATGACTACTCCGAGCAAAACTTTTCACGTGAAATCAAGGGTCTTGATTTTATCAGAAGGGATTGGTCTCTTTTGACCAAGGAAGTCGGCAATGTTCTTCTGTCAATAATTCTAAATGCAAACTACGGCTCAGGTGTAGATGGAATCGTGGAACAGATCCATGAAACCCTCAGGGATGTTAACCAGAGGATTAAAGACGGGCAGATACCAACAAAGAGTTGGCTGATTACTAGGCAGTTGaccaaaaatccaaaggAATATGCGGACGTTCATAACTTGCCTCATGTATCAGTTGCGCTTAGACTGAACGAAAAGGGTCTCACGAATTATAGCGCGGGTCATGAAGTCTCCTTCATCATCTGTTCCAAGGAGTCCATAGCTGAAATTGTAAAGGGGGACACCAAGAGTCTTTCTTCAAGAGCATTCGCTCTCTCGGAAGTCGAGGAACTTGGTCTCTCTCCAGACATTAGTTACTACAAGACTCAGCAGTTGTTCCCGCCAATTCTGAGACTTTGTGGTTTAATCGAGGGTACAGATGCACAGAGGCTTGCCAAGTGTCTAGAACTCGAGTCCAGTGCGAGTCTCAACGTGATTGCGTCAGGGACAAATTCGTTCGAATTTGCTGAGCAGGAATCTAGAGCTTTGGCTCTCATAAAACGCACTGAAGAGCATTATAAGGAAGTGGAATTGATGACGAGACTGGTCTGTCAGGTCTGCAACGGATTCGTCTTCCCGagcttcttcctcaagtacCTTAAATGCAACCACTGCAAGAGCTGGATGCCAATACATTTGCTGAAAAATTGGATCGATAGGGCCCTGTACGAGGTTGCTCTGCAGGCCTGCTTCTGCATCAGAATCTGCAACATTTGTAACACAACTACTCTAAACGTCTGCCTGGGAGCTCAGGACGTTTGTCCTCAACCGACTTGCCAGAGTTCTGACTCTATGGAAGTGGTACTCACCTCAAGCAAAATTTATCTCTACTACGACTACCTCGTATTCATGCTTGAAGGGTCCCTTAAGGATCCggaagaggatgaagatgtcGTAAACAGCCTTGTCAACGTAACTGTGGACTACGACGGAAAGATGACCGTATTGTACAATAGCGAGCCATTTAAGGAGGTTAAAAGATTCGACAATGTTCTCAAGGAAGTTGTTGAACAAAACACACTAAAGGCAACTTCTGGATTGCGAGTATACGCTCAGCACATTTTGGGGATTATCGAATCTCTCCCATTCCTCCAATACTACACTCTGGACTATGCAAAGGAACGAGAACTTTTGTGTCAAAAGGTAAAGATCCTGCAGCAAAAGCATGCCTACAGTGTCATTAATCTTTGCGATATTTTCGGGGTCTTTAACATTAGAAAAACCGCCGTTCACTGA
- a CDS encoding DNA polymerase alpha catalytic subunit, putative (encoded by transcript BEWA_050410A) yields MAKKASSVSSALSKIRNQRTGKTSALDEYEVEDENDRIYEVITEEEYNERNRKRRLDDFIEGGGFSEDEMDDDLDDIEDQVERTSRRGSQKPHPSGKSIQQHFVEMAASSTTYQPSKPVENDASMLKKLSNFEDELDNDGGAYGSFPGQFSMPSQMGMQTQFGTPLMPTQLSMPLIPGASFSHLPGRGIYSGPLDGVAEAEIDPSLIESFGEVESSQVETMVSQSSDVQPSDEEVVNIDAIKTENESDIPLYLLDLCEGPAGNLHLFGRILSNKGENTESCMVTVKNVMRCLFFKPRMELMFTETGEITDMLVDGVVLKGNPLFERHLMKNFYNEMEVLRKDYGIKKIMYKLVKRKLLKYGPSTEELYIKVCYPYAFPQLGKHHFSGTCYSDVYGVNSPITELFLVKRKIKGPSWLRLRGAVVSSQNLSTCKVELEVESHKSVSLWVSKDSEEIAVPQISIAAISVKTCFVTPNQPEIFEIAMVYNKKCSIDDMSVKEVKSDNQFIGIRKLPSFQWPKEMKAFLSKRPYFRIYEQERGMLAHFMKFLETIDPDVVVSHDTHQLVLETLLKRCNALNIPLRVSFSRLKLGKKMTTPFTAGRLFCDTRMLTKELYPGRGNYDLSACVYDLVTKAPPKDSNFYTRNAFTMGEVKRCFGDAPDSMKNLLVMAQANSKFALDSFNLLLKIQALPLTKELTNIAGNTWNRSIQCARSERNDFLLMHEFHRHKYILDHTFEKHSISSKNAADDWYHVTVPQQ; encoded by the exons ATGGCCAAGAAGGCGAGTTCCGTTTCCTCTGCGCTTTCCAAGATCAGGAACCAGAGAACAGGAAAGACGAGTGCCTTGGACGAGTACGAA GTGGAAGACGAAAATGATCGCATCTATGAAGTTATCACTGAAGAAGAATACAATGAGAGGAATAGGAAAAGGAGATTAGACGATTTTATCGAAGGTGGAG GCTTCAGTGAAGATGAGATGGACGATGACCTGGACGACATCGAGGACCAGGTTGAACGCACTTCAAGGAGGGGTTCACAAAAGCCACACCCTTCTGGCAAGTCAATCCAGCAACACTTTGTGGAAATGGCGGCGAGTTCCACCACCTACCAACCGTCAAAGCCTGTGGAAAACGACGCTTCTATGCTTAAAAAACTTAGCAACTTTGAAGATGAACTAGATAATGATGGTGGAGCGTATGGAAGTTTTCCTGGACAGTTTTCAATGCCAAGTCAAATGGGCATGCAAACCCAATTTGGTACTCCACTCATGCCTACACAACTCTCGATGCCACTGATTCCTGGTGCTAGTTTTAGTCATCTTCCTGGCAGAGGCATCTACAGCGGACCACTAGATGGA GTAGCGGAGGCAGAGATTGATCCGTCCCTTATTGAAAGTTTTGGAGAAGTTGAATCATCGCAAGTTGAGACCATGGTATCGCAAAGCAGTGACGTTCAGCCCAGTGATGAAGAGGTGGTTAATATTGACGCTATAAAGACAGAGAATGAAAGTGATATCCCACTCTACCTACTAGACCTTTGTGAAGGACCTGCTGGCAACCTCCACCTCTTTGGTCGTATACTATCCAATAAAGGAGAGAATACTGAAAGCTGCATGGTCACAGTAAAGAACGTGATGAGGTGTCTCTTTTTCAAACCCCGCATGGAACTCATGTTTACCGAAACTGGTGAAATTACAGATATGCTAGTAGACGGAGTTGTGCTCAAGGGGAATCCCCTGTTTGAAAGGCACCtaatgaagaatttttACAACGAAATGGAAGTATTGAGAAAGGATTATGGAATTAAAAAGATAATGTACAAGTTGGTAAAGAGAAAGTTACTAAAGTATGGACCTTCAACTGAGGAACTCTACATTAAAGTCTGCTATCCATACGCATTTCCTCAGCTTGGCAAGCATCACTTTTCTGGCACTTGCTATTCTGACGTCTATGGTGTAAATTCACCAATTACTGAACTCTTTCTG GTAAAGAGAAAGATCAAAGGGCCATCGTGGCTAAGACTAAGGGGAGCCGTTGTTAGCAGCCAGAATTTATCCACATGCAAAGTTGAGCTGGAGGTTGAATCGCATAAATCCGTTTCCCTCTGGGTCTCCAAGGACTCTGAGGAGATTGCAGTGCCACAAATTTCCATTGCTGCAATTTCAGTAAAGACTTGTTTTGTGACTCCAAATCAGCCTGAAATCTTTGAAATCGCCATGGTTTACAATAAGAAATGTTCTATAGACGACATGTCAGTAAAAGAAGTGAAGAGCGACAATCAATTTATCGGAATAAGGAAACTGCCATCATTCCAATGGCCGAAGGAGATGAAGGCCTTTTTGTCCAAGAGGCCATACTTTAGGATATACGAACAAGAACGTGGAATGTTGGCTCATTTTATGAAGTTCTTGGAGACCATAGATCCGGATGTAGTTGTCAGCCATGACACTCACCAACTCGTTTTAGAGACGCTTTTGAAACGTTGCAATGCGTTGAATATACCGCTCAGGGTATCGTTTTCTAGGCTAAAGCTTGGGAAAAAAATGACAACCCCGTTTACTGCTGGGAGGCTATTTTGTGACACGAGAATGTTGACAAAGGAATTGTATCCTGGAAGAGGAAATTATGACCTCAGTGCGTGTGTCTATGACTTGGTAACAAAGGCACCGCCAAAGGACTCTAATTTCTACACAAGAAACGCCTTTACCATGGGAGAAGTAAAGAGGTGTTTTGGAGATGCACCAGACTCTATGAAGAATCTGCTGGTTATGGCACAAGCAAAttcaaagtttgcactCGACTCATTTAATCTCCTTCTAAAGATCCAG GCCCTCCCCCTGACAAAGGAACTCACAAACATTGCCGGAAATACATGGAATCGCAGTATTCAGTGTGCGAGGTCTGAAAGAAATGACTTTTTGCTAATGCACGAATTTCACCGTCACAAGTACATTCTAGATCACACTTTTGAAAAACATAGTATCAGCTCAAAGAATGCAGCAG ATGATTGGTACCACGTCACCGTTCCGCAACAATAA
- a CDS encoding hypothetical protein (encoded by transcript BEWA_050420A): MNDGVRLDLDPSKIGESHEDVKGSKNTDSEVPGYKSFKYEKSGGSFKLIALLYDDQRLGCIKLPQESVSNVVTYFTSNGIAFLAFCIQTSEKCYYYTNSRAGTAVTSGTEFDEFLTKDGDALSKENLGKVLENVEANNQLDYVGLSDDMKERLWRRRGVLFDLNKHHFDSGPDTGYQSEVTDIKVTVEGPEEVDGYKKLKHKVNESFYIHGIEDTSHRHITLENGFPNDLLSGFTAYYYKESSYYTYNPLLIILDSHSSGDPRDVMSQYYLSKRTSTEWDIRRIKGAGLAEKNELPEVLKSIEQNSKLDISQLSELKSKLADITEGLKINLKEADTDIGTYNCDDGKEVPYEKMISNRYTVVVHASTFASFTIREINVTKDQSIPSTDLIPLNTRLSRLKVFYDGTVSTDDPLLIYFEYNGGGRKKWICRHSGDKEWTEVASGADAPKKDSDCGNIRRLLSKYSVPCVKIDISKPTGNYQPDGNTHTFGVSQTQVNGSSEYYGFTHTAPRNIGFKITQVTHNSSTLSGLSSQDPLYSISAYYYGNSPGKGENLILVELVKKLVGDNTYNYYKRENKGSQEWIIDSHSETKLDNLKLEGYLKNLKDEYLGQNGVQREEVPAAELSDQVPDTESETKILLQSPGQKDIGQKIAELSNVVNSISWCPENRVIAVSTEDGHISLVDTQIEGSGKIRYFDGHTNIAQGVALDPKNELLASLGSDQCLRIWKRRNQKSWKSILVLKGARDKGETTSEDPENTPEIRRYGRYVFMSEELKTFFRRLDWSPDGRILVAPTGIRNVSKEGEPTQPAYTLYMFYRKLINFGIPMITHQSPTGPFVVVRFCPIYLSTLDKQKNNFLNKLMQGNKNAKLKPVVKKSKATEKTGPLSTNKIDSYFGVPKTEKTESVDVPAESSDKNESHVEENTLDQVEQMDVDAVKIEQDVSMDDEPVKDESMDSLDGEKVEESQAVENSETVKIEEEQIAADSQTPVKILEHEDTTSLPEMIKMESIDSADSNNATEVEEMGTQDEETVQAEVDETANEDAEQPAERAYNLRKRTSVIKPIFFDNSIRREPRRRVVKKPKQKEEVLHEEDYDTDLEQEVTIPRFIFATGTVDGSVCFYDTNENGGPIAVLKNLHFCPITDISWSPDGYVCASSSSDGYITFVIFNKRELS, translated from the exons ATGAATGATGGAGTCCGGTTGGATCTTGATCCATCAAAAATTGGGGAGTCCCATGAAGATGTAAAAGGAAGTAAGAACACTGATAGTGAAGTTCCTGGATATAAGTCCTTCAAATATGAAAAATCGGGAGGATCATTTAAATTGATAGCGCTCTTGTATGATGACCAACGACTCGGATGTATAAAGTTACCACAGGAGAGTGTCTCAAACGTTGTCACGTACTTTACATCAAATGGAATAGCTTTTCTTGCCTTTTGTATACAAACTAGTGAAAAATGTTACTACTACACAAATTCTAGAGCTGGTACAGCTGTAACGTCTGGTACTGAATTTGATGAATTTTTAACCAAAGATGGCGATGCACTCAGTAAAGAAAACCTTGGGAAAGTATTAGAAAATGTGGAAGCTAACAATCAGCTTGACTACGTGGGTTTATCTGATGATATGAAGGAGAGACTCTGGAGAAGAAGGGGTGTCTTATTCGACCTAAATAAACACCATTTTGATTCTGGTCCAGACACCGGTTATCAATCTGAGGTTACAGACATAAAAGTCACCGTTGAGGGTCCTGAAGAAGTagatggatataaaaaacTTAAACATAAAGTAAATGAATCATTTTACATTCATGGTATAGAAGACACTAGTCACCGTCATATAACTCTAGAAAATGGATTCCCTAATGACCTACTGAGCGGTTTTACTGCATATTATTATAAAGAGAGTAGTTACTACACCTACAACCCTCTTTTAATTATTCTAGACTCACATAGTAGTGGTGACCCAAGAGATGTTATGAGTCAATACTACCTCTCTAAGAGGACTAGTACCGAATGGGACATTCGAAGGATTAAAGGTGCCGGATTAGCAGAGAAAAACGAACTTCCAGAGGTACTAAAGAGTATTGAGCAGAACAGTAAGCTTGATATTTCTCAGTTGAGTGAACTCAAGAGTAAGCTTGCGGATATTACTGAAGGTCTGAAGATTAATCTTAAGGAAGCTGATACTGATATTGGTACATACAATTGCgatgatggtaaagaagttCCTTATGAGAAGATGATATCTAATAGATACACTGTTGTTGTTCACGCATCTACATTCGCTAGTTTTACAATAAGGGAGATTAATGTCACCAAAGATCAGTCCATACCCTCAACCGACCTCATTCCACTTAATACTAGACTTTCTAGATTAAAGGTCTTTTACGATGGCACTGTATCGACAGATGACCCCCTACTAATTTACTTCGAATACAACGGCGGTGGAAGAAAGAAGTGGATATGCAGGCACTCTGGAGATAAAGAGTGGACGGAAGTTGCTAGCGGAGCTGATGCTCCAAAAAAAGATAGTGACTGTGGTAATATCCGGAGACTCctatcaaaatattcagTTCCTTGTGTTAAAATAGATATTTCTAAGCCTACTGGTAACTACCAGCCTGATGGAAATACTCACACATTTGGTGTTTCTCAGACTCAGGTTAACGGTTCATCAGAATACTATGGATTCACACATACTGCGCCCAGAAATATAGGCTTCAAGATTACACAAGTTACTCATAACTCTTCTACACTTAGTGGACTATCCTCTCAGGACCCTCTTTACAGCATCTCTGCCTATTACTATGGAAATAGTCCTGGAAAAGGAGAAAATCTTATACTGGTTGAACTCGTAAAGAAACTTGTTGGAGATAACACCTATAATTATTATAAAAGGGAGAATAAAGGATCACAGGAATGGATAATAGATTCTCATAGTGAGACCAAGCTGGATAATCTCAAGCTTGAAGGTTATCTTAAGAAtctaaaggatgaatatcttggacagaatggagttcaacgtgaggaagtCCCAGCAGCTGAgttatctgaccaggttcctgatacagagtctgaaaCTAAGATTCTTCTGCAATCTCCTGGTCAAAAGGACATTGGTCAGAAGATAGCCGA GCTCTCAAATGTCGTAAATAGTATAAGCTGGTGTCCGGAAAACAGAGTTATAGCTGTATCAACGGAAGATGGCCATATATCACTGGTAGACACGCAAATTGAAGGCTCTGGAAAAATACGCTATTTTGACGGGCACACAAATATCGCTCAGGGTGTTGCCCTAGATCCTAAAAATGAGCTCTTAGCTTCACTTGGATCTGATCAGTGCCTACgtatttggaaaaggagaAACCAAAAGAGCTGGAAGAGTATCCTAGTTTTAAAGGGTGCAAGAGACAAGGGAGAAACAACTTCCGAAGACCCAGAGAATACACCAGAAATCCGGAGATATGGACGTTATGTCTTCATGTCTGAAGAActtaaaacattttttagACGCCTAGATTGGTCCCCAGATGGAAGGATTCTGGTTGCACCAACAGGAATTAGAAATGTTTCGAAGGAGGGAGAGCCTACTCAGCCAGCATATACCCTCTATATGTTTTATCGTAAACTTATAAACTTTGGTATTCCAATGATCACGCATCAATCCCCTACTGGACCCTTTGTGGTTGTTAGATTCTGTCCCATTTATCTATCGACTCTGGACAAGCAAAAGAATAACTTTCTCAACAAACTCATGCAGGGAAATAAGAACGCAAAGCTGAAGCCTGTTGTAAAAAAGTCAAAAGCAACAGAAAAGACTGGACCACTTTCAACCAACAAGATTGATTCTTACTTTGGTGTTCCAAAGACTGAGAAAACAGAATCTGTAGATGTTCCAGCTGAAAGTTCAGACAAAAACGAGTCACatgttgaagaaaataCACTTGACCAAGTAGAACAAATGGATGTTGATGCTGTAAAAATAGAACAAGATGTAagtatggatgatgaaccTGTCAAGGATGAATCTATGGATTCACTTGATGGTGAGAAAGTGGAGGAATCGCAGGCAGTAGAAAATTCTGAAACTGTAAAGATAGAGGAGGAACAAATCGCTGCGGATTCACAGACTCCGGTTAAGATCCTTGAACATGAAGATACTACGAGCCTTCCagagatgataaagatggagagCATCGACTCTGCGGACTCTAACAATGCGACAGAAGTTGAAGAAATGGGAACTCAAGATGAAGAGACTGTGCAAGCGGAAGTCGACGAAACAGCAAACGAAGACGCTGAACAGCCCGCAGAGCGGGCGTACAATTTGAGAAAACGTACCAGCGTCATAAAACCGATATTCTTTGACAATAGCATAAGGAGGGAACCAAGAAGACGCGTTGTAAAGAAGCCAAAGCAAAAGGAGGAAGTTCTCCATGAGGAAGACTACGACACCGACTTGGAACAAGAAGTGACTATTCCGCGATTTATCTTTGCCACGGGCACCGTTGATGGTTCTGTCTGTTTCTACGACACGaatgagaatggaggacCCATTGCAGTACTCAAAAACCTCCACTTTTGTCCAATCACTGACATTAGCTGGTCCCCTGATGGTTACGTCTGTGCAAGCTCTTCTAGCGATGGCTACATCACATTTGTCATCTTCAACAAGCGGGAGTTGTCCTGA
- a CDS encoding WD domain, G-beta repeat domain containing protein (encoded by transcript BEWA_050430A) — protein MPRVFLPQILWHSKDNKRCDRVYSLDFQPIVSPDPKVGDENLVNRKSVTCLRLATGGADEFVHIWQILIHNQAPQYTHFVNQSLKKDEFEQPLSIKILARLVGHIGEVNAVRWSHDGKVLATGGEDRCIFLWTKDENGNGNLQGDYEENWTRTHYFR, from the coding sequence ATGCCGCGTGTGTTTCTTCCGCAGATTTTGTGGCACAGCAAAGACAACAAGCGCTGTGACCGCGTCTACTCGCTGGACTTTCAGCCGATCGTATCACCGGACCCCAAAGTTGGCGACGAAAACCTCGTGAACAGGAAAAGTGTAACTTGTTTGAGGCTAGCGACTGGAGGAGCGGACGAATTCGTCCACATTTGGCAAATTTTAATCCACAACCAAGCGCCACAGTATACACACTTTGTGAATCAGAGCCTcaaaaaggatgaattcgAGCAGCCGCTCTCCATCAAGATTTTGGCGCGCCTCGTCGGTCATATCGGAGAAGTAAACGCCGTCAGATGGTCACACGATGGAAAAGTACTCGCCACCGGCGGAGAAGATCGCTGCATTTTCCTGTGGACCAAGGATGAGAACGGGAATGGAAATCTACAGGGAGACTATGAAGAGAACTGGACAAGAACACACTACTTTCggtaa